One window of the Shewanella khirikhana genome contains the following:
- a CDS encoding 2-hydroxyacid dehydrogenase yields MKIGFFSAKHYDMQHFDRTNVGFGAHIEYFDSRLCMQTVKLAYGFEVICAFVNDELSAEVLNELHANGTRVIAMRCAGFNNVDLDEAKRLGMTVVNVPAYSPESVAEHTVALMLTLNRKIHKAYQRTRDANFSLEGLVGFNMHGKTVGVVGTGKIGLATIRILLGFGCKVLAFDPYPNPAVEALGVPYLSLDELFPLCDVVSLHCPLTKENHHLLRADTFAKMKPGAMVINTSRGGLLNAIDAMEALKTGQIGALGLDVYENEKELFFEDKSNEVIQDDVFRRLSACHNVVFSGHQAFLTEEALGAIAHTTLTNVQAALSGERSGNELF; encoded by the coding sequence ATGAAAATCGGATTCTTCAGCGCCAAACACTACGATATGCAGCACTTTGACCGGACCAATGTGGGCTTCGGTGCCCACATCGAATACTTCGATTCGCGGCTGTGCATGCAAACGGTGAAACTGGCCTATGGCTTTGAGGTGATCTGCGCCTTCGTTAACGACGAGCTGTCGGCCGAGGTGCTGAATGAGCTGCATGCCAATGGCACCCGGGTCATTGCCATGCGCTGCGCCGGTTTTAACAATGTCGACCTCGATGAAGCCAAACGCCTGGGAATGACAGTGGTGAACGTACCTGCTTACTCGCCTGAGTCTGTTGCCGAGCACACGGTTGCGCTGATGCTAACCCTTAACCGTAAGATCCATAAGGCCTATCAGCGTACCCGCGACGCCAACTTTTCCCTCGAAGGACTGGTTGGCTTTAACATGCATGGCAAAACCGTGGGGGTGGTTGGTACCGGCAAGATTGGTCTGGCGACCATCCGCATCCTGCTGGGCTTTGGCTGTAAGGTGCTTGCGTTTGACCCATACCCCAACCCGGCGGTTGAAGCGCTGGGCGTGCCATATCTGAGTCTCGATGAGCTCTTCCCCCTGTGTGATGTGGTCAGCCTGCATTGCCCGCTCACCAAAGAGAACCACCACCTGCTGCGCGCCGATACCTTCGCTAAAATGAAGCCCGGCGCCATGGTCATCAATACCAGCCGTGGTGGGCTGCTCAATGCCATAGATGCCATGGAAGCGCTCAAAACCGGTCAAATCGGCGCTTTGGGTCTGGATGTGTATGAAAACGAAAAGGAACTCTTCTTCGAAGATAAGTCCAACGAAGTGATCCAGGACGATGTGTTCCGCCGCTTGTCGGCTTGCCACAACGTGGTTTTCTCGGGCCACCAGGCGTTTTTAACTGAAGAAGCCCTGGGCGCCATCGCCCATACTACCTTAACCAATGTGCAGGCGGCACTCAGTGGCGAGCGCAGCGGAAACGAACTTTTCTGA
- a CDS encoding dienelactone hydrolase family protein — translation MRVLSELYTLTTATGPMQTRVYRPVAEGSFPAIIFYSEIFQETAPISRMATVLAGHGFAVLVPEIFHELNPAGTVLGYDDVGKDKGNSDKATKPLESHDSDTVAMVDFARSQPWCRGKVGAMGVCIGGHLAYRAAVNPDVAAAFCLYATDIHSGTIPSQAGNDSLSRTRDIRGELYMVFGKQDPHVPAEGRRRIQQNLEDCQSRYTWLEVNGEHAFMRDGDARHDPALALEMYQKAIALFKNTL, via the coding sequence ATGCGCGTCCTTAGCGAACTTTACACCCTCACCACGGCAACGGGTCCAATGCAGACCCGTGTCTATCGTCCTGTGGCCGAAGGCAGTTTTCCTGCCATCATCTTTTACTCTGAAATCTTTCAGGAAACCGCTCCCATCAGCCGCATGGCCACGGTGCTTGCCGGTCATGGCTTTGCGGTGCTGGTCCCCGAGATTTTCCACGAGCTTAATCCGGCCGGAACCGTGCTTGGTTACGATGATGTCGGCAAGGACAAGGGCAACAGCGACAAAGCCACCAAGCCGCTGGAAAGTCATGACAGCGACACAGTCGCCATGGTCGACTTTGCCCGCAGCCAGCCCTGGTGCCGCGGCAAAGTGGGCGCCATGGGAGTGTGTATCGGTGGCCATCTGGCTTACCGTGCTGCGGTAAATCCGGACGTGGCAGCAGCTTTTTGTTTGTATGCCACAGACATTCACTCAGGCACCATTCCCAGCCAGGCGGGCAATGATTCGCTGTCGCGCACCAGAGACATCCGCGGTGAGCTTTATATGGTGTTTGGCAAGCAAGACCCCCATGTGCCCGCCGAAGGCCGGCGCCGCATTCAGCAAAATCTCGAGGACTGTCAGAGCCGTTATACCTGGCTTGAGGTCAATGGAGAGCACGCCTTTATGCGCGATGGCGATGCCCGCCACGACCCGGCATTGGCGCTGGAGATGTACCAAAAGGCGATAGCGCTGTTTAAAAATACCCTTTGA
- a CDS encoding mechanosensitive ion channel family protein, whose product MTNQILLACFYLAAFYFIQRNLKYMVQRLADKKQVSAARTSMVTRFLTSVLFFITLSLMAVSLGLGYHDVALFVSSAFAVLGVALVAQWSILSNLTAGVLIFFVFPYRIGDRIKVVDKDEDIRGIIEEIALFHVLIKRDDGNLITYPNSQILQKSVIKLLNPEAYEPKPQVLPQVDEKKTESAPAATTANAASNTASSGTPVPPSVPPSAS is encoded by the coding sequence ATGACAAATCAAATCCTTCTTGCCTGTTTTTATTTGGCTGCTTTCTATTTTATCCAACGAAACCTCAAGTATATGGTGCAGCGACTGGCGGACAAAAAGCAGGTCAGCGCGGCCCGCACCAGCATGGTGACCCGTTTTCTGACATCGGTGCTGTTTTTTATCACCCTGTCGCTGATGGCGGTGTCTTTGGGGCTGGGCTATCACGATGTGGCGCTGTTTGTGTCATCCGCCTTTGCGGTGCTGGGGGTGGCGCTGGTTGCCCAGTGGTCGATTCTCAGTAACCTTACCGCCGGTGTGCTGATTTTCTTCGTATTTCCGTACCGGATTGGCGATCGCATCAAGGTGGTGGACAAGGATGAGGACATCCGCGGCATTATCGAAGAAATCGCCCTGTTCCATGTGCTGATAAAAAGGGACGATGGCAACCTTATCACCTACCCCAACAGTCAGATCTTGCAAAAGTCGGTAATTAAGCTTTTAAATCCAGAAGCTTACGAACCCAAACCCCAGGTGCTGCCTCAGGTGGATGAAAAAAAGACCGAGAGTGCGCCTGCCGCTACAACCGCAAATGCAGCCAGCAACACAGCTTCTTCGGGTACACCTGTACCGCCATCAGTACCGCCAAGCGCCTCCTGA
- a CDS encoding spermidine synthase, with translation MSDYKLIYQSQDAHGPVLVLEGDGLRVLSFGDNDEQSKLDIRTPHIPKHSYVQVMLESLMYKSPRSALVLGLGGGALVHALRHADGAMKISAVELRHEVIDVAKRYFFLPVGKKLQLFEGDAKVFLESAEHKRVDIVYADIYGADGVDEQQMSPAFIAGALRLLKADGMLVLNCWKEHRDNLALQTLLKQEFAEVYASLSSGGNWVIFASRIPGVLREEGLKQARAELSNRLGFTVGRASMSFGPWGG, from the coding sequence TTGTCCGACTATAAGCTGATTTACCAAAGCCAGGATGCCCACGGGCCAGTGCTGGTACTCGAAGGCGATGGCCTGCGGGTGCTGTCGTTTGGCGATAACGATGAGCAGAGTAAGCTCGACATCCGTACCCCTCATATCCCCAAACACTCCTACGTGCAGGTGATGCTCGAATCCCTGATGTATAAGTCGCCCCGCAGCGCTTTGGTGCTTGGCCTTGGGGGCGGTGCTCTGGTGCATGCATTACGCCATGCCGATGGGGCGATGAAGATCAGTGCGGTGGAGCTGAGGCACGAAGTCATCGACGTGGCCAAGCGCTACTTTTTCCTGCCGGTAGGTAAAAAACTGCAGCTGTTTGAAGGGGATGCGAAGGTTTTTCTCGAGTCAGCCGAGCACAAACGGGTCGATATTGTGTATGCCGATATCTATGGCGCTGATGGGGTGGACGAGCAGCAGATGAGCCCGGCTTTTATTGCCGGCGCGCTGCGATTGCTCAAGGCCGATGGCATGTTGGTGCTCAATTGCTGGAAAGAGCACAGAGACAATTTGGCGCTGCAAACGCTGCTGAAACAGGAGTTTGCTGAGGTGTATGCCAGCTTGTCGAGTGGTGGCAACTGGGTAATATTTGCGTCAAGAATCCCGGGCGTGCTGCGTGAAGAAGGCCTTAAACAGGCCCGGGCCGAGCTGTCCAATCGTCTTGGTTTCACCGTTGGACGCGCTTCCATGAGCTTTGGTCCCTGGGGCGGCTAA
- a CDS encoding leucyl aminopeptidase has product MLKTSKSTLAVLFASLLSMPALADKVSFSNELNTQGETLVLFKVQNTDFPGARVLNDGSLTHLERAMQVNQFDGEEGKMLEVLAPAGSQLNRILVMGLGDGKLTDGELNNLGGKLADKLAAHKDTRITLIAEGTPNAANLAAEVAHGVKLKGYEFGRYVTKEASERKLRFALTEAKAASAEYARLSAVEAGVALARDLVNTPAGDMTPEDFAIEAKKLKSLGVKVTVIEPKGIQKLGMGALMGVGKGSLRGPRLVVAHWEGAEGAPVAMVGKGITFDSGGYNIKASGGSISHMKSDMAGAAAILGTVKAMAMQKAKVNLVAVLPLAENMVSGDALRPGDVVQTAQGLSVEVMNTDAEGRLILADGMWYARTQYQPKLMIDVATLTGSKVRALGREYAGLFSDDESLIAGLTASGAAVGEKLWRLPLDKAYGDELKSSIADLKNTGAEGSAGASSAAMFLQRFAGEQPWAHIDIAGNALSSAEKPLSPAGATGFGVRLLSHWLTGQAGN; this is encoded by the coding sequence ATGCTTAAAACCTCCAAATCCACACTTGCTGTGCTGTTTGCTTCTTTGTTGTCCATGCCTGCTCTGGCCGACAAAGTGAGCTTTTCCAATGAATTGAATACTCAGGGCGAGACCCTGGTGCTGTTCAAAGTACAAAATACCGACTTCCCCGGCGCCCGGGTGCTGAATGACGGCAGCCTGACTCACCTCGAGCGGGCTATGCAGGTTAATCAGTTCGATGGCGAAGAGGGAAAAATGCTGGAAGTGCTGGCGCCTGCCGGCAGTCAGCTGAACCGGATCCTGGTGATGGGGCTGGGTGATGGCAAGCTGACCGACGGCGAACTCAATAATCTGGGCGGTAAGCTCGCAGATAAGCTGGCAGCCCATAAAGACACCCGCATCACCCTGATTGCCGAGGGAACGCCCAATGCCGCCAATCTGGCTGCGGAAGTGGCCCATGGCGTCAAATTGAAGGGTTATGAGTTCGGCCGTTATGTCACTAAAGAAGCGAGCGAGCGCAAGCTGCGCTTTGCTCTGACCGAGGCCAAAGCTGCCAGTGCTGAGTATGCCCGCCTGTCGGCAGTTGAAGCCGGTGTCGCATTAGCCCGGGATCTGGTGAACACCCCTGCCGGGGATATGACGCCGGAAGACTTTGCCATTGAGGCTAAAAAGCTCAAGTCCCTGGGTGTAAAAGTAACAGTGATCGAGCCCAAGGGCATCCAGAAGCTGGGCATGGGGGCCCTGATGGGTGTGGGTAAGGGCAGCCTGCGCGGCCCTCGCTTGGTGGTGGCGCACTGGGAAGGTGCCGAAGGCGCACCTGTGGCCATGGTGGGTAAAGGCATCACCTTCGATTCGGGTGGCTATAACATCAAGGCGTCCGGCGGCTCTATTTCGCACATGAAATCCGATATGGCCGGTGCCGCTGCCATTCTGGGTACAGTGAAAGCCATGGCGATGCAAAAGGCCAAGGTCAATCTGGTGGCGGTGCTGCCACTGGCAGAGAACATGGTGTCCGGCGATGCGCTGCGCCCCGGTGACGTGGTGCAAACCGCCCAGGGCCTGAGCGTGGAAGTGATGAACACCGATGCTGAGGGCCGTCTCATTCTGGCCGATGGCATGTGGTATGCCCGTACCCAGTATCAGCCCAAGCTGATGATAGATGTGGCTACCCTCACGGGCTCCAAGGTGCGTGCCCTGGGCCGTGAATATGCGGGTCTGTTCAGTGATGATGAAAGCCTGATTGCAGGTCTGACGGCTTCCGGTGCCGCCGTGGGTGAGAAGCTGTGGCGTCTGCCGCTGGATAAAGCCTATGGTGATGAGCTCAAATCCAGCATTGCCGATCTGAAAAACACCGGCGCCGAAGGCAGTGCGGGCGCATCCTCTGCCGCTATGTTCCTGCAGCGTTTTGCCGGGGAGCAGCCCTGGGCCCACATCGACATCGCAGGTAACGCTTTGTCCTCTGCAGAAAAACCGCTGAGCCCGGCCGGTGCCACCGGCTTTGGCGTGCGCTTGCTGAGCCACTGGTTGACCGGGCAAGCCGGTAACTGA
- the ahpC gene encoding alkyl hydroperoxide reductase subunit C: MTQSIINSTIKPFKATAFHKGEFVPVTEQDLLGKWSVVFFYPADFTFVCPTELGDMADHYAKLQSMGVEVYSVSTDTHFTHKAWHDTSDTINKIEFPMVADPTGIISRNFGVMIEEEGLALRGTFVINPEGQVKVAEIHDLGIGRSASELVRKIQAAQYVATHDGEVCPAKWQPGDETLAPSLDLVGKI; this comes from the coding sequence ATGACTCAATCAATCATCAACAGCACCATCAAGCCATTCAAAGCCACAGCTTTCCACAAGGGCGAATTCGTGCCTGTGACCGAGCAGGATCTGCTGGGCAAGTGGTCTGTGGTGTTCTTCTACCCAGCCGACTTCACCTTCGTATGTCCAACTGAACTGGGCGACATGGCTGACCACTACGCCAAGCTGCAGTCCATGGGCGTTGAAGTGTACTCAGTGTCTACCGACACCCACTTCACCCACAAGGCATGGCACGACACTTCTGACACCATCAACAAGATTGAATTCCCGATGGTGGCCGACCCAACCGGCATCATCAGCCGCAACTTCGGCGTGATGATTGAAGAAGAAGGCCTGGCCCTGCGTGGTACCTTCGTCATCAACCCAGAAGGTCAGGTAAAAGTAGCTGAAATCCACGACCTGGGTATTGGTCGCAGCGCCAGCGAGCTGGTTCGTAAAATCCAGGCTGCTCAGTACGTTGCTACCCACGACGGCGAAGTATGCCCAGCCAAATGGCAGCCAGGCGATGAAACTCTGGCTCCTTCACTGGACCTGGTTGGCAAAATCTAA
- the ahpF gene encoding alkyl hydroperoxide reductase subunit F — MLNADLKQQLKTYLQNLRQHVRLVVSADDSKKSQEMLDLANDIASLSPLVSVTKARLERSPAMQVTNDQGTDIRFAGLPMGHEFTSLVLALLHTGGHPLKLDAEVIEQIKALPTELKFETFVSLTCQNCPDVVQALNMMAALNPKVSNTMVDGALFQDEVESRQIMAVPSVYLNGELFAQGRISLKEILAKVDTQASAREAEALTQKAPFEVLIVGAGPAGASAAIYSARKGLSTGLVADRFGGQVTETVGIENFISVKATEGPKLVASLEAHVRDYEVDIMESQKAVRLSQSADGNGLYQVELASGATLEGKTVLLATGARWREMNVPGEKEYRGRGVAYCPHCDGPLFKGKRVAVIGGGNSGIEAAIDLANIVEHVTVLEFDSKLRADEVLVRKARSMGNIDIITEAQTTEVSGDGNKVIGLVYTDRRSGDSHSVELAGIFVQIGLVPNTEWLKGTLELTPRGEIIVDERGQTSLPGVFAAGDVTNSAYKQIIIAMGSGATASLGAFDYLIRHGEQASTQAA, encoded by the coding sequence ATGTTAAATGCGGATTTGAAACAGCAGCTTAAGACTTATCTGCAAAATTTACGGCAGCACGTCAGACTCGTGGTGTCTGCCGATGACAGCAAAAAGTCACAGGAAATGCTCGACCTGGCCAACGACATCGCCTCCTTGTCTCCGTTGGTTTCAGTGACCAAGGCCAGGCTCGAGCGCTCCCCTGCCATGCAGGTGACCAATGACCAGGGCACTGACATTCGTTTTGCCGGTCTGCCCATGGGCCATGAATTTACCTCGCTGGTGCTGGCGCTGCTGCACACAGGCGGTCATCCACTGAAACTGGATGCCGAGGTAATTGAGCAGATAAAAGCCCTGCCGACCGAGCTTAAGTTCGAGACTTTTGTGTCTTTGACCTGCCAAAACTGCCCCGATGTGGTGCAGGCGCTGAACATGATGGCCGCCCTTAACCCCAAGGTCAGCAACACCATGGTGGATGGCGCCCTGTTCCAGGACGAAGTGGAATCACGGCAGATCATGGCGGTGCCATCGGTTTACCTCAATGGTGAACTCTTTGCCCAGGGCCGTATCAGCCTGAAAGAAATTCTGGCCAAGGTCGATACCCAGGCCAGTGCCCGCGAAGCCGAGGCGCTGACGCAAAAAGCGCCTTTCGAGGTGTTGATTGTGGGCGCAGGCCCTGCCGGTGCCTCAGCCGCTATCTACTCGGCCCGCAAAGGTCTGAGCACAGGTTTGGTTGCCGATCGCTTTGGTGGTCAGGTTACCGAAACCGTCGGTATCGAGAACTTTATTTCGGTGAAAGCGACCGAAGGCCCCAAGCTGGTGGCAAGCCTTGAAGCCCACGTTCGTGACTACGAAGTGGATATCATGGAAAGCCAGAAAGCGGTGCGTCTGAGTCAGTCTGCCGATGGCAATGGCCTGTATCAGGTTGAGCTGGCAAGCGGCGCGACGCTGGAAGGTAAAACCGTACTGCTGGCAACCGGTGCCCGCTGGCGCGAAATGAACGTGCCCGGCGAGAAAGAATACCGTGGCCGCGGCGTGGCTTACTGCCCGCACTGCGATGGCCCACTGTTCAAGGGCAAGCGCGTAGCTGTGATTGGTGGTGGTAACTCAGGTATTGAAGCCGCCATCGATTTGGCCAATATTGTGGAACACGTGACTGTGCTTGAGTTTGACAGCAAGCTGCGCGCCGACGAAGTGCTGGTTCGCAAGGCGCGTTCCATGGGCAATATCGACATCATCACCGAGGCGCAAACCACTGAAGTGAGCGGCGATGGCAACAAGGTGATCGGCTTGGTGTATACCGACCGTCGCAGCGGCGACAGCCACAGTGTGGAACTGGCCGGGATCTTCGTGCAAATCGGTCTGGTGCCGAACACCGAGTGGCTCAAGGGCACTCTGGAGCTGACTCCCCGCGGTGAAATTATCGTGGATGAGCGCGGCCAGACTTCCTTGCCAGGTGTGTTTGCCGCCGGGGATGTCACCAACTCAGCCTACAAGCAAATCATCATTGCCATGGGCAGTGGTGCAACGGCGAGTCTTGGTGCCTTTGATTACCTCATCCGTCACGGTGAGCAGGCTTCAACCCAGGCCGCCTGA